In the genome of Streptomyces sp. Tu 3180, the window TCCGCCGTGAGCGCGCTGTTCGAGCCCTACACCCTGCGTGACGTGACGATCCCCAACCGGGTGTGGATGCCTCCGATGTGCCAGTACTCGGCCGCGCCCGAGGGCCCCGGGGCCGGCGCGCCCGGCGACTGGCACTTCGCGCACTACGCGGCCCGCGCGGCCGGCGGCACGGGCCTGATCGTCGTCGAGGCCACCGCCGTGTCGCCGGAGGGCCGCATCTCGCCGTACGACCTCGGCCTCTGGGACGACGCCCAGGTCGAGGCGTTCCGCCGGATCACCTCCTTCCTCGTCTCGCAGGGCACCGTCCCCGCCGTCCAGCTCGCCCACGCCGGCCGCAAGGCGTCGACCGACCGCCCGTGGAAGGGCGGCGCCCCGGTGGGGCGGGACGCGCACGGCTGGCGGCCGGTGGCGCCGAGCCCGCTCGCCTTCGACGAGCGGCACCCGGTGCCGGAGGAGCTGACCGCCGAACAGATCCGTGACGTCGTCGACCGGTTCCGCGCCGCGGCGCGCCGGGCGCTCGCCGCCGGGTTCGAGATCGCCGAGATCCACGGCGCCCACGGCTACCTGATCAACGAGTTCCTCTCCCCGCACTCCAACCACCGCACCGACGCCTACGGCGGCTCGTACGAGAACCGGACGCGCCTCGCGCTCGAGGTCGTCGACGCCGTGCGCGAGGAGTGGCCGGACGACAAGCCGCTGTTCTTCCGCGTCTCGGCCACCGACTGGCTGGAGGAGTCCGGCTGGACCCCGGACGACACCGTCCGCTTCGCCGGCGAGCTGCACGCCCACGGCATCGACCTGCTCGACGTCTCCACCGGGGGCGTCGCCCCCGGCGTCCGCATCCCGGCCGGGCCCGGCTACCAGGTCCCCTTCGCCGCGCGGGTGCGGGCCGAGACGCCGATGCCGGTCGCCGCCGTCGGGCTGATCACCGATGCCGAGCAGGCCGAGAAGATCCTGGCCAACGGCGAGGCGGACGCGGT includes:
- a CDS encoding NADH:flavin oxidoreductase/NADH oxidase, whose translation is MSALFEPYTLRDVTIPNRVWMPPMCQYSAAPEGPGAGAPGDWHFAHYAARAAGGTGLIVVEATAVSPEGRISPYDLGLWDDAQVEAFRRITSFLVSQGTVPAVQLAHAGRKASTDRPWKGGAPVGRDAHGWRPVAPSPLAFDERHPVPEELTAEQIRDVVDRFRAAARRALAAGFEIAEIHGAHGYLINEFLSPHSNHRTDAYGGSYENRTRLALEVVDAVREEWPDDKPLFFRVSATDWLEESGWTPDDTVRFAGELHAHGIDLLDVSTGGVAPGVRIPAGPGYQVPFAARVRAETPMPVAAVGLITDAEQAEKILANGEADAVFLGRELLRNPSWARHAARELGGEVHVPDQYHRSL